One Methylophilus sp. TWE2 DNA segment encodes these proteins:
- the metG gene encoding methionine--tRNA ligase: MTRKILVTSALPYANGSIHLGHLVEYIQTDIWVRFQKMQGHTVHYVCADDTHGTPIMLRAEKEGITPEALIEKVHAEHSQDFADFLVQFDNYYSTNSEENRELASGIYKALKANGKIATKTIEQYFDPVKSMFLPDRFIKGECPKCHAKDQYGDNCEVCGSTYSPTDLLNPYSAVSGATPVRKETEHYFFKLSECADFLRDWTRSGTLQAEAANKMSEWVGEVGENKLSDWDISRDAPYFGFEIPDAPGKYFYVWLDAPIGYMASFKNLCSKAGLDFDEYWKKDSSTELYHFIGKDILYFHALFWPATLEYSGHRTPTQVFAHGFLTVNGEKMSKSRGTFITARSYLDHVKNPEYLRYYYAAKLNGSMEDIDLNLEDFVARVNSDLVGKYINIASRTAGFIAKKFDNKLIAAKHVVIDEMRAAAPAIAEAFAARDFARALREIMKLTDAANAYVAEAAPWVVAKDDSKAAELHAICSNALEMFRLLTIYLKPVLPNIAAAVEAFLNVQPLTWADVTQGLGAQTIQPYSHMVTRLEGKQIEAMVEANRESLQAAAPANTEAKVEAKADTKAVEEGDYISIDDFTKVDLRIAKIVSAEHVEGAEKLLKLLLDIGEEKPRQVFAGIKSAYDPATLVGRLTVMVANLAPRKMKFGMSEGMVLAASDERGGPYILSPDSGAQAGMRVK, from the coding sequence ATGACACGCAAAATTCTGGTCACTTCTGCACTCCCTTATGCCAATGGCAGTATTCATTTGGGGCATCTGGTCGAATATATCCAAACCGATATTTGGGTACGTTTTCAGAAAATGCAGGGGCATACAGTGCATTATGTGTGTGCGGATGATACTCACGGCACCCCCATCATGTTGCGGGCGGAAAAAGAGGGCATCACGCCTGAAGCGCTGATTGAGAAAGTGCATGCTGAGCATAGCCAGGATTTTGCGGATTTCCTGGTGCAGTTTGATAACTACTATTCCACCAATTCTGAAGAAAATCGTGAACTCGCAAGTGGCATTTACAAAGCGCTGAAAGCCAATGGCAAAATTGCTACTAAAACCATAGAGCAATATTTTGACCCGGTCAAAAGCATGTTTTTGCCGGACCGCTTTATCAAGGGCGAATGTCCTAAGTGCCATGCCAAAGACCAGTATGGCGATAACTGTGAAGTGTGTGGTTCCACCTATAGCCCGACTGATTTGCTGAATCCCTATTCAGCCGTTTCTGGCGCAACACCCGTGCGCAAAGAGACTGAACACTACTTTTTTAAACTGAGTGAGTGTGCAGACTTTTTGCGGGACTGGACACGTTCCGGCACCTTGCAAGCTGAAGCCGCTAACAAAATGAGTGAGTGGGTGGGCGAGGTTGGTGAGAACAAACTCTCCGACTGGGATATCTCGCGGGATGCGCCTTATTTTGGTTTTGAAATCCCGGATGCGCCAGGCAAGTACTTCTACGTTTGGCTGGATGCGCCGATTGGTTATATGGCTAGCTTCAAAAACCTGTGTTCCAAAGCAGGCTTGGATTTTGACGAATATTGGAAAAAAGATTCTTCGACCGAGCTGTATCATTTTATCGGTAAAGACATCCTCTATTTCCATGCCTTGTTCTGGCCAGCGACACTGGAGTATTCTGGTCACCGCACGCCAACACAGGTATTTGCGCATGGCTTCCTCACCGTGAATGGCGAAAAAATGTCCAAGTCACGCGGGACGTTTATCACGGCACGTAGCTACCTGGATCATGTGAAAAATCCCGAATATTTACGCTATTACTATGCCGCCAAACTGAATGGCAGCATGGAAGATATCGACCTCAACCTGGAAGATTTTGTTGCGCGTGTGAACAGCGACTTGGTGGGGAAATACATTAATATTGCCAGCCGTACGGCAGGGTTTATCGCCAAGAAGTTTGATAACAAGCTGATTGCAGCGAAACATGTTGTGATTGACGAGATGCGTGCTGCTGCACCTGCCATCGCAGAAGCGTTTGCTGCACGTGATTTCGCACGGGCTTTGCGTGAGATCATGAAGCTGACTGATGCGGCCAATGCCTATGTGGCAGAAGCTGCGCCTTGGGTAGTGGCAAAAGACGACAGCAAGGCGGCAGAATTGCACGCGATTTGCAGTAACGCGCTGGAAATGTTCCGCTTGCTGACCATTTACCTGAAACCGGTATTGCCAAATATTGCCGCAGCTGTCGAAGCGTTCTTGAATGTACAGCCATTAACATGGGCCGATGTCACTCAAGGCTTGGGTGCGCAAACGATACAGCCATATAGTCATATGGTGACCCGCCTCGAAGGCAAGCAAATCGAAGCCATGGTTGAAGCCAATAGAGAAAGCCTGCAAGCGGCAGCGCCTGCCAACACTGAAGCCAAGGTTGAAGCGAAAGCCGACACCAAGGCTGTCGAAGAGGGCGACTATATTTCGATTGATGACTTTACCAAGGTCGATTTGCGGATTGCGAAAATCGTCAGTGCTGAACATGTAGAGGGCGCTGAGAAGCTGCTTAAATTATTACTGGATATTGGCGAGGAAAAGCCACGCCAGGTGTTTGCAGGCATTAAATCTGCGTATGACCCTGCGACGCTGGTCGGGCGTTTAACCGTCATGGTCGCCAACCTGGCGCCACGCAAAATGAAGTTTGGCATGAGCGAAGGCATGGTGCTGGCTGCCAGTGATGAACGTGGCGGTCCTTATATCCTGTCGCCAGACAGTGGTGCGCAGGCAGGTATGCGAGTAAAGTAA
- the ccoS gene encoding cbb3-type cytochrome oxidase assembly protein CcoS — MEIAYLLIPLAVMLVFVILGGLWWAIQTGQFEDLEEEGSRILEHD, encoded by the coding sequence ATGGAAATAGCATACTTATTGATCCCGCTGGCAGTGATGCTGGTGTTTGTGATTCTGGGTGGCCTGTGGTGGGCGATCCAGACGGGTCAGTTTGAAGACCTGGAAGAAGAAGGGTCCAGGATTCTTGAGCATGATTGA
- a CDS encoding RNA polymerase sigma factor produces the protein MFWHGINLHWAYTTLLPGIRRKTLCPHHAKDILHDGFLRFALTTSPHRNQEPHAYLRTIVQNLILEQYRKDSYFADYRQQAELEEPATVSAEHLADIKQRLELVTQIIQDLPPKCRQVFIMYRIEGYAQKDIAEQMHISLNMVERHLIRALLDLRAAREQFLK, from the coding sequence ATGTTCTGGCATGGCATCAACCTACATTGGGCATATACGACGTTGCTTCCTGGCATCCGTCGGAAAACGCTTTGCCCGCATCATGCAAAAGATATTTTGCACGATGGCTTTTTACGCTTTGCCCTGACCACTAGCCCACACCGCAACCAGGAACCACATGCCTACCTGCGCACCATTGTGCAAAACCTGATTCTGGAGCAATACCGCAAAGACAGCTACTTTGCCGACTACCGGCAACAAGCAGAGCTGGAAGAGCCTGCCACGGTGTCAGCTGAGCACCTGGCTGATATCAAACAGCGCCTCGAACTCGTGACCCAAATCATTCAAGACCTGCCGCCTAAATGCCGCCAGGTGTTTATCATGTACCGCATTGAAGGCTACGCGCAAAAAGACATCGCCGAGCAGATGCACATCAGCCTGAATATGGTCGAACGGCATCTGATTCGCGCCTTGCTGGACCTGCGCGCGGCCCGTGAGCAGTTTCTCAAATAA
- a CDS encoding TonB-dependent receptor domain-containing protein has translation MHTPKKLILGAAIAACFSSQPAWINPLWAAELNTNLPQSEEDALLSQKITINLPAQPLAASLKALSAKIGLNITYNDKLVSDKQAPALSGTMRSKEALQKLLANTGLEAKLNDNTLYIQRIPNISEEKSINIEKVEVRAKKFYEIGPLPGIGLSKDQIPGNVQSISAKEIKESHSLSITDLMNRKLQSVTVNDYQSNPFQMDLQYRGFTASPQLGTAQGISVFLDGIRVNEPFGDVVNWDMIPMNALSSLDMFPGSNPVFGLGTLGGALAMRTKSGFDGKSLDAEILTGSFGRKQLQASAGGNNDVIAGFVSGNFFLEDGWRKDSPSKVNQVFGKAEWQSDRARLGLSMLYAGNKLTGNGLLPQQMVDQNPKQVYTSPDESKNDLLQFQLSGVWDVTDTFNITSQIYNRKSKRKSHTSDVNENFGGDDDVAATASTRDRTRQLLPGLQDINRDGLPDYNDYTMNVAADANYNPLATFEDPVTGVISVGACLDPEDSCAERLIYGTDFGTRARYRDEQGQWQDVTDQVQVDATDGSGTKVWNWTFDPRIGNDFYGLGGNLAPSKIPDAFNAPVASEEYAKLVRFTWENRAAMKATNNLYGVSAGFLPRSSTQHAGAGNPNYDYDLAGLGAAGGVFGGYTDSSGFFHSYWELSEPINKGVYPELCAMTGIGAVGSSPCVKDANGNYIYRDGKASVLNNGVATGYIEGTPTAIFNDTEINQLGKGAAVQLNWNLDQHKLMIGSSFDTSDSTYASKQYLGFLDKNRHGYVDPSQLGWEYSANSPERGFALNDFKGDNTTKSIYFSETWTPTKTLSINAAARFNHTIVRNQLDVTKLSHFGDVNRIVNLLNYPVLCTDTNNNGTIEASDCPLGLDDAIVPFDPSYAYMGDGFIGSDGKNMLAMFTGEKEKFKYRSFNPSLGITWQAQENLNLYGNWSRGARTPTTIELGCAFDDSPVFDKIDSVTGQPVYVKRSWRERRSCNLPGAMSGDPYLKQVRSNSLEFGARGRLTDYLEWNASVYRTDLTDDIYFVAVNGVQSYFKNIGNTRRQGLEMGLKGRWGKTTFGINYGLTDATFQSEFTLDSPNNSSAGNVYDLNYDREGTYGQIKVKPGNRMPGVPLHNLNLNMAYELTSKWNIGLNMVMHSEAFIRGNENNKHKAGSALPIFPTGPNGPAVERAGFGPGKSSGYAVFNFQTSYKITPEWIFGLQVNNLFDKEYASAGRLGLNAFSPSIRGVIGESGFNYNSADWQGTSFLGIGAPRSAFVTLSYEFQPKKNLESVE, from the coding sequence ATGCACACACCAAAAAAACTGATTCTGGGCGCAGCCATCGCTGCTTGCTTTAGCAGCCAGCCAGCCTGGATCAACCCTTTATGGGCAGCAGAACTTAACACCAACCTGCCGCAGTCAGAAGAAGACGCTTTGCTCTCGCAAAAAATCACCATCAACTTGCCAGCACAACCACTGGCAGCCTCACTCAAAGCATTGAGTGCCAAAATAGGATTAAACATCACCTATAACGACAAACTTGTTTCGGACAAACAAGCTCCGGCGCTAAGTGGCACTATGCGCAGCAAAGAAGCTTTGCAGAAACTACTGGCAAACACTGGGCTGGAAGCCAAGCTAAATGACAATACGCTTTATATACAGCGGATACCAAATATCAGTGAAGAAAAAAGCATAAATATTGAGAAAGTAGAGGTCAGAGCAAAAAAGTTTTATGAGATAGGCCCGCTGCCAGGCATAGGTCTTAGTAAAGATCAAATTCCTGGTAACGTGCAAAGTATTTCCGCTAAAGAAATCAAAGAGTCTCATTCATTAAGTATCACCGACTTAATGAATAGAAAGCTGCAGTCGGTCACAGTCAATGACTATCAAAGCAATCCGTTTCAGATGGATTTGCAATATCGTGGCTTTACCGCTTCACCACAACTGGGTACAGCACAGGGTATTTCTGTATTTCTTGACGGTATTCGCGTTAATGAGCCGTTTGGCGATGTAGTTAACTGGGACATGATTCCCATGAATGCGCTTAGCAGCCTGGATATGTTCCCGGGATCCAATCCTGTCTTTGGTTTGGGTACGTTAGGCGGTGCGTTAGCTATGCGGACTAAAAGTGGTTTTGATGGCAAATCGTTAGATGCGGAAATTCTAACCGGGTCATTTGGTCGTAAACAACTACAAGCTTCTGCTGGCGGTAATAACGATGTTATAGCAGGATTTGTTTCAGGTAATTTCTTCTTGGAGGACGGATGGCGGAAAGACTCTCCTAGCAAGGTCAACCAAGTCTTTGGTAAAGCTGAATGGCAGAGTGATCGTGCCCGTCTCGGCTTATCCATGCTATACGCCGGAAACAAACTTACCGGAAATGGTCTGCTACCTCAGCAAATGGTCGACCAGAATCCAAAGCAAGTTTACACTTCTCCCGATGAAAGCAAAAATGATCTTCTGCAGTTCCAGTTATCAGGAGTGTGGGATGTGACCGATACTTTTAATATTACAAGCCAAATATACAACCGTAAAAGTAAACGCAAAAGTCATACTTCAGATGTAAATGAAAACTTCGGAGGCGATGATGATGTCGCTGCGACTGCGAGTACCAGAGACCGTACTCGGCAGTTACTACCTGGGCTTCAGGATATAAATCGCGATGGTCTACCAGACTATAACGATTACACAATGAATGTAGCGGCAGATGCAAACTACAACCCACTGGCAACGTTTGAAGACCCTGTGACTGGCGTTATCAGCGTAGGGGCGTGCCTTGACCCCGAGGATAGTTGTGCTGAACGCTTAATTTACGGCACTGATTTCGGCACCCGTGCCAGATATCGTGATGAACAGGGGCAGTGGCAGGATGTTACCGATCAAGTTCAAGTAGATGCTACAGATGGTTCTGGAACTAAAGTTTGGAATTGGACTTTTGATCCACGCATCGGTAATGACTTTTATGGTCTAGGTGGTAATTTGGCACCTTCAAAAATTCCTGATGCATTTAATGCACCTGTCGCCTCCGAAGAGTATGCCAAATTAGTACGCTTTACTTGGGAAAATAGGGCTGCAATGAAGGCAACGAATAATCTTTATGGTGTGTCCGCAGGATTTTTGCCTAGATCATCAACGCAGCATGCGGGTGCAGGAAATCCTAACTATGATTATGATTTAGCTGGATTAGGTGCCGCGGGGGGCGTCTTCGGGGGCTATACAGATTCATCTGGATTTTTTCATAGTTACTGGGAGTTATCAGAACCGATTAACAAAGGCGTTTACCCTGAGTTATGTGCGATGACAGGGATTGGTGCTGTGGGTTCCTCTCCTTGTGTCAAGGATGCAAACGGCAATTATATATATCGAGATGGCAAGGCTAGTGTACTCAACAATGGCGTTGCGACAGGTTATATCGAGGGCACCCCAACAGCGATTTTTAACGATACAGAAATTAATCAGCTCGGCAAAGGTGCAGCAGTGCAACTGAACTGGAATCTTGATCAGCACAAATTGATGATTGGGTCATCCTTTGATACATCGGACAGTACTTATGCCAGCAAGCAGTATCTTGGTTTTCTTGATAAAAATAGACACGGTTATGTCGATCCTAGTCAATTAGGATGGGAGTATTCGGCGAATAGCCCCGAAAGAGGCTTTGCGCTAAATGATTTTAAAGGTGATAACACAACTAAAAGTATTTATTTCAGTGAAACCTGGACACCTACCAAAACACTGAGCATTAATGCGGCTGCACGCTTCAACCACACTATTGTTCGCAATCAACTAGATGTTACAAAGTTAAGTCATTTTGGCGATGTAAATAGGATTGTGAACTTACTCAACTATCCAGTCTTATGTACAGACACAAATAATAACGGCACGATAGAAGCCAGTGATTGTCCTTTAGGCTTGGATGACGCCATAGTTCCATTTGATCCTAGCTATGCCTATATGGGAGATGGCTTTATAGGCAGTGATGGCAAAAACATGCTTGCAATGTTTACAGGAGAGAAAGAGAAGTTTAAGTATCGTTCTTTCAACCCTTCTTTGGGGATAACTTGGCAAGCACAAGAAAATTTGAACTTATATGGCAATTGGAGCCGGGGTGCCAGAACTCCCACAACTATTGAATTGGGTTGTGCGTTTGATGATAGTCCCGTTTTCGATAAGATCGATTCAGTTACTGGTCAACCTGTGTATGTGAAGCGTAGCTGGCGTGAGCGTCGTTCCTGCAATCTGCCTGGTGCAATGTCGGGGGATCCTTACTTGAAGCAAGTGCGTTCTAACAGCCTGGAGTTTGGTGCAAGAGGGCGATTGACAGATTATCTTGAGTGGAATGCAAGTGTTTATCGTACTGACTTAACTGACGATATTTATTTTGTTGCGGTGAATGGAGTACAGAGCTATTTCAAAAATATTGGCAACACTCGCCGTCAAGGTTTGGAGATGGGGTTGAAAGGCCGGTGGGGCAAGACAACTTTTGGCATTAACTATGGTTTGACCGATGCTACTTTCCAATCCGAATTTACCTTGGATAGCCCTAACAATAGTTCTGCAGGGAATGTGTACGACTTGAATTACGATCGTGAAGGCACTTATGGGCAAATCAAGGTCAAGCCTGGCAACCGAATGCCTGGCGTACCATTACATAATCTGAACTTGAATATGGCATACGAGCTCACTAGCAAATGGAATATCGGGCTCAATATGGTGATGCATTCCGAAGCTTTTATCCGTGGAAATGAAAACAACAAACATAAAGCAGGGTCTGCTTTACCCATTTTTCCAACAGGCCCAAATGGACCTGCGGTTGAACGCGCCGGTTTCGGCCCAGGAAAAAGCTCTGGTTATGCAGTATTCAACTTTCAGACCAGTTATAAAATTACTCCGGAGTGGATATTTGGCCTACAGGTGAATAACCTGTTTGATAAGGAATATGCAAGTGCTGGACGCCTGGGTTTAAATGCGTTCTCTCCTTCTATCAGAGGGGTCATTGGAGAAAGCGGCTTTAACTATAACAGCGCGGACTGGCAGGGAACTAGTTTTTTGGGCATAGGCGCACCAAGGTCAGCTTTTGTCACATTAAGTTACGAGTTTCAACCTAAAAAGAATTTAGAGAGCGTTGAGTAG
- a CDS encoding FecR domain-containing protein: MSAHKKISETAARWFIRMQEAAPDAPERSQFEAWLMQHPLHQQEYASISDAWQGIDSIGDLQTMAQAKQADIFFKQSERKKSRQKLAGTLASVVAALCIGWAGLHQYHVWQNTPTLQLAAQTTTAQLTTQTLDDGSRVTLNANSRIEIKYYRNQRHIDLLQGEAVFEVTPDRDRPFVVETQRLKVTVLGTRFAVNKLKQLERVSVDHGKVQVVNKQAAQTLILQNNQVAEINQHGLQARPQVSAQDYFHFISGTLVFNQASLSEISETLSRYQPKPVTSDERSQEKISAVVAIKDSNSFIATLPRIANVRVHNSPEGIQLETFNQAK, encoded by the coding sequence ATGTCAGCTCACAAAAAAATATCTGAAACCGCTGCCCGCTGGTTTATCCGCATGCAAGAGGCAGCGCCCGATGCGCCTGAACGCAGCCAGTTTGAAGCTTGGCTGATGCAACACCCATTACACCAGCAGGAATATGCAAGCATCAGCGACGCCTGGCAAGGCATAGACTCCATAGGCGACCTGCAAACCATGGCGCAGGCCAAACAGGCCGATATTTTTTTCAAACAAAGCGAGCGCAAAAAATCGAGGCAAAAACTGGCAGGTACTCTGGCCAGTGTGGTGGCTGCGCTTTGCATAGGCTGGGCTGGCTTGCATCAATACCATGTGTGGCAGAACACGCCCACACTACAACTCGCCGCGCAGACAACTACCGCACAACTGACCACCCAAACGCTGGACGACGGCAGCCGCGTCACACTCAACGCCAACTCGCGTATTGAGATCAAGTACTACCGCAACCAGCGTCACATTGACCTGCTGCAAGGCGAAGCCGTGTTTGAAGTCACCCCAGACCGTGACCGCCCCTTTGTGGTAGAAACCCAGCGCCTGAAAGTCACCGTGCTGGGCACCCGCTTTGCCGTTAATAAACTCAAACAACTTGAGCGCGTAAGTGTCGATCACGGCAAAGTGCAAGTTGTGAATAAACAGGCTGCACAAACGCTGATTCTGCAAAATAATCAGGTGGCTGAAATCAACCAGCATGGTCTGCAAGCTCGCCCACAAGTGAGCGCCCAAGACTACTTCCACTTTATCAGCGGCACCTTGGTATTTAATCAGGCATCACTGTCAGAAATCTCCGAAACCCTCTCGCGCTACCAGCCCAAACCCGTCACCAGCGATGAGCGTTCACAGGAGAAAATCAGCGCCGTGGTCGCCATTAAAGATAGCAACAGCTTTATCGCCACCCTACCCCGCATCGCCAATGTGCGGGTACACAACAGCCCAGAAGGCATACAACTGGAAACCTTCAATCAAGCCAAATAA
- a CDS encoding cation-translocating P-type ATPase: MAKPLAVSSANPWQGLDVQSEWERFSQRDATAADVWTSHVWVDNMHCAACSGRIEQTIKQQPGVLAVHASAASKRVRVVWNAAKTSPSLWFANLSEIGYPALPLNEYNAISDRTIQQRKMLWRLVVAVFCMMQVMMYAYPTYWVGSNDMAPDMVQLMKWASWVLTLPVMLFSATPFLSQAWASIKQRQLGMDVPVSLGIVAAFVMSTLATFVPGGWWGDVVYYDSLTMFVSFLLIGRWLDVKLRNRTAGALENMMRRLPNAVLKKNDAGEWVQIAASNINAGDILFVRPGEVFAADGKVLVGNTSADESMLTGESEPVMKPTGATVIAGSGNLTSAIEMQVEQVGEGTQYHALVNLMASASTEKPGIALLADKVAQPFLWGVLLAALYALIFWWTTDPAKAIMSAVAVLVVTCPCALSLATPAAMLASAGTFAKGGVLIRRLQAIQAISEVDTIVFDKTGTLTENLQQVALEESHASWDRQWIFDVIATMSRDSLHPVAKALHEFALHQDAQDKLEMQGWQEIVGGGMSATFTTKNGALLPVKLGNADFCGVSSEAELEALRQVYVTAGEIMLARLSLTEQVKPHARAAISQLISQGLDIQLLSGDRIAPVKNLASQLGIQNAAGLQKAEDKLKHVKLLQQQGRKVLMVGDGLNDGPVIAAAHTSIAMGSGVPLTQAQADMVVLGNDIGVLVSLISHCKKTILIVKQNLLWAALYNAAGVPLAILGLLPAWLAGLGMAASSLLVLLNALRLTDWDKSGWQKGQA; the protein is encoded by the coding sequence ATGGCAAAACCTTTAGCAGTGAGCAGTGCAAACCCATGGCAAGGACTGGATGTCCAGTCTGAATGGGAGCGATTTAGTCAACGCGATGCAACTGCTGCCGATGTGTGGACATCCCATGTCTGGGTCGACAATATGCATTGTGCAGCTTGCAGTGGGCGCATAGAGCAGACAATTAAACAACAGCCAGGTGTGCTTGCCGTGCATGCCAGTGCAGCCTCCAAACGTGTTCGAGTTGTTTGGAATGCAGCAAAAACCTCTCCTTCACTATGGTTTGCTAATCTCAGCGAGATTGGTTATCCCGCCTTACCGCTCAACGAATATAACGCCATTTCGGATAGAACCATTCAGCAGCGCAAAATGTTGTGGCGCCTGGTGGTGGCTGTCTTCTGCATGATGCAGGTCATGATGTATGCCTACCCGACTTATTGGGTGGGCAGCAATGATATGGCACCTGACATGGTGCAACTCATGAAGTGGGCTTCATGGGTGCTGACGTTGCCTGTCATGCTGTTTTCCGCTACTCCGTTTTTGTCCCAGGCCTGGGCCAGTATCAAGCAGCGTCAATTAGGCATGGATGTGCCGGTGTCGCTGGGGATTGTGGCTGCATTTGTCATGAGCACACTGGCAACCTTTGTGCCCGGCGGCTGGTGGGGCGACGTCGTTTACTACGATTCACTGACCATGTTTGTGAGTTTTCTGCTGATCGGCCGCTGGCTGGATGTCAAACTGCGTAACCGTACCGCCGGTGCGCTGGAAAACATGATGCGCCGTTTGCCGAATGCGGTGCTCAAAAAAAACGACGCTGGCGAGTGGGTGCAAATAGCGGCAAGCAATATCAATGCAGGCGATATTTTGTTTGTGCGCCCAGGCGAAGTATTTGCCGCCGATGGCAAAGTGCTTGTCGGGAATACCAGTGCTGATGAATCCATGCTCACTGGGGAGTCTGAGCCAGTGATGAAGCCAACAGGCGCAACCGTGATTGCTGGTTCCGGTAACTTAACCTCAGCCATTGAAATGCAAGTGGAGCAGGTGGGCGAGGGGACACAATATCATGCGCTGGTGAACCTGATGGCATCGGCTTCCACTGAAAAACCTGGCATTGCCTTGCTGGCCGATAAGGTGGCGCAACCTTTCTTATGGGGTGTGTTGCTGGCTGCGCTGTATGCCCTCATCTTCTGGTGGACCACGGATCCTGCCAAAGCCATCATGTCTGCCGTGGCAGTGCTGGTGGTGACTTGCCCTTGTGCGCTGTCGTTGGCTACCCCAGCTGCCATGCTGGCCAGTGCCGGTACGTTTGCCAAAGGGGGCGTGTTGATCCGCCGTTTGCAGGCCATACAGGCCATTAGTGAAGTAGATACCATCGTCTTTGATAAAACGGGCACGCTGACTGAAAACCTGCAACAGGTAGCCCTTGAAGAGAGTCATGCTTCGTGGGACCGCCAGTGGATATTTGATGTGATTGCGACTATGAGCCGTGATTCACTGCACCCTGTGGCAAAAGCTTTACATGAATTTGCTTTGCATCAAGATGCGCAAGATAAGCTGGAGATGCAGGGTTGGCAGGAAATTGTCGGTGGCGGCATGTCTGCTACATTTACTACAAAAAACGGGGCGTTACTGCCGGTGAAGCTAGGGAATGCAGACTTTTGTGGTGTGAGCTCTGAAGCTGAACTCGAAGCGTTACGCCAGGTCTATGTCACAGCAGGTGAAATCATGCTGGCAAGACTGTCTTTGACGGAGCAAGTCAAACCACATGCCAGGGCGGCAATTTCGCAATTAATTTCACAGGGCCTTGATATTCAGCTGTTATCTGGTGATAGAATAGCGCCCGTTAAAAACCTCGCATCGCAACTGGGTATCCAGAACGCGGCAGGGTTACAAAAAGCAGAAGATAAGCTTAAGCACGTAAAGTTGCTGCAACAACAGGGGCGGAAAGTTTTAATGGTTGGTGATGGTTTGAATGACGGCCCTGTCATTGCAGCAGCGCATACTTCTATTGCAATGGGTTCCGGCGTCCCTTTGACGCAGGCGCAGGCCGATATGGTGGTATTGGGCAATGATATCGGTGTGCTGGTTTCGCTCATTTCGCATTGTAAAAAAACCATCCTCATCGTAAAACAGAATTTGTTATGGGCGGCGTTGTATAACGCCGCCGGAGTGCCTTTGGCGATTTTGGGTCTTTTACCTGCCTGGTTAGCCGGGTTGGGCATGGCTGCCAGTTCGTTATTGGTGTTGCTGAATGCATTGCGTCTCACGGACTGGGATAAGTCCGGTTGGCAGAAAGGTCAGGCATAG